One genomic window of Sphingopyxis sp. OPL5 includes the following:
- a CDS encoding alpha-ketoacid dehydrogenase subunit beta has product MSNTDKISFAQAINQALDEAMAADPKVMILGEDIADAQGGGVFKATKGLSTKYGTGRVRTTPIAEQAIMGAAVGAAIAGYRPVAEIMFMNFLTVCMDQLVNHAAKLRFMSGGKTWVPLTVRCTTGAGVGFGGQHSDMLEAWFAHVPGMKVVSASNPAEAKGLLLSAIEDDDPTLFIEDIMMYSQQGEAPAPGFKVPLGKARVRREGSDVSVITYGRPVRLMDEMAERLASEGINVEVIDLRTIAPFDEETVLNSVAKTGRAVIVHEAIKSFGTGAEISSRIHEELFSDLKAPVQRIGSKYSPVPFSPPLEQAFLYSEDEVTTAIKRIMG; this is encoded by the coding sequence GTGAGCAACACCGACAAGATCAGCTTCGCGCAGGCGATCAACCAGGCACTCGACGAGGCGATGGCGGCCGATCCCAAGGTCATGATCCTCGGTGAGGACATTGCCGACGCACAGGGCGGCGGCGTCTTCAAGGCGACCAAGGGGCTGTCGACCAAATATGGCACCGGACGCGTCCGCACGACGCCGATCGCCGAACAGGCGATCATGGGCGCGGCGGTCGGCGCCGCGATCGCCGGCTATCGTCCCGTCGCCGAGATCATGTTCATGAACTTCCTGACCGTGTGCATGGACCAGCTCGTCAACCATGCGGCGAAGCTCCGCTTCATGTCGGGCGGCAAGACCTGGGTTCCGCTGACGGTGCGCTGCACCACCGGCGCCGGGGTCGGGTTTGGCGGCCAGCACAGCGACATGCTCGAAGCCTGGTTCGCGCATGTTCCGGGCATGAAAGTGGTGTCGGCGTCCAATCCCGCCGAGGCCAAGGGGCTGTTGCTGTCGGCGATCGAAGACGATGACCCGACCTTGTTCATCGAGGACATCATGATGTACTCGCAGCAGGGCGAGGCGCCCGCGCCCGGTTTCAAGGTTCCGCTCGGCAAGGCGCGCGTCCGCCGCGAAGGCTCCGACGTCTCGGTCATCACCTATGGCCGCCCGGTGCGGCTGATGGACGAAATGGCCGAGAGGCTGGCGAGCGAAGGCATCAACGTCGAGGTCATCGACCTGCGCACGATCGCGCCGTTCGACGAGGAAACCGTGCTCAACTCGGTCGCCAAGACCGGGCGCGCGGTGATCGTCCACGAAGCGATCAAGTCCTTCGGGACCGGGGCCGAAATCTCCTCGCGCATCCACGAAGAGCTGTTCAGCGACCTGAAGGCGCCGGTGCAGCGGATCGGGTCGAAATATTCCCCGGTGCCGTTCAGCCCGCCGCTCGAGCAGGCGTTCCTCTACAGCGAGGACGAGGTCACCACCGCGATCAAGCGGATCATGGGGTAA